In the Silurus meridionalis isolate SWU-2019-XX chromosome 6, ASM1480568v1, whole genome shotgun sequence genome, one interval contains:
- the ap1g2 gene encoding AP-1 complex subunit gamma-like 2: MAPSVRLQEMIRAIRSARTQAEERAVIQRECAAIRAQFRQSDTDGRFHNLAKLLYVHMLGYPAHFGQMECVHMIASSRYSEKRIGYLGAMMLLDEKQDASLLITNSIKNDLSHGSQHVQSLALCTLACMGSAEMCRDLAPEIERLLKSSSSYIRKKAALCAVHIVRKIPDTAEMFTPVASSLLSERNHGVLHGAIVLITELCDRNPDTLEQFRKSVPQLVQIMKDLVTSGYSPEHNIAGISDPFLQIRILRLLRILGRSNDAASDLMNDLLAQVATNTDSSKTAGSAVLYETVLTVMDIKSESGLRVLAVNILGRFLLNNDRNIRYISMTSLQRIVQTDHNAVQRHRGTIVDCLKDQDASVKRRALDLSLALVTAANIRTMMKELLAFFSTCPPELRSSAASGIFNIAERYAPSQRWHIDTILHVLITAGSDVRDETVPNLVQLIATASKLHCYTVHKLYRALIVDISQQSLVQVACWCIGEYGDLLLKGECDDIEPMQVSEDDVLDALETVLQSHMSSSATRGFALTGIMKLSTRITANVDRIRSIVSNYGSCIDLELQQRAVEYNALFKKYDHIRAAVLERMPVVDKNLPGDLIKESPKDPSQTKPLAGVSVLPPEPAAQVCDLLDLLGGTDTPVQDSNGNVNTMASFTSSSVSGSLLDLLGGLEPTPVPSVTVYDVGGVTLKLHCDRQTESGITVTFTASNSTPSDVTSFTLQAAVPKSVQLQMKAPSGVVIPGQNRGTVTQTVVLNSTNKASLKMRVRVSYSNQGTVCQETIQIDSFPSLA; the protein is encoded by the exons ATGGCTCCATCAGTACGCCTACAGGAAATGATCCGGGCAATCCGAAGTGCCCGGACCCAGGCAGAGGAACGGGCGGTGATCCAGAGAGAGTGCGCTGCCATCCGAGCGCAGTTTCGTCAATCTGACACTGATGGCCGCTTTCACAACCTGGCCAAGCTGTTATATGTGCACATGCTAGGCTACCCTGCACATTTTGGCCAG ATGGAGTGTGTACACATGATAGCCAGCTCTCGGTACAGTGAGAAACGGATCGGTTACCTGGGTGCTATGATGCTCCTGGACGAGAAGCAGGATGCCAGCTTGCTTATCACCAACTCCATCAAGAA TGACCTTTCTCACGGCAGTCAGCACGTACAGTCCCTGGCCCTGTGCACTTTAGCCTGCATGGGTTCTGCCGAGATGTGTCGGGACCTGGCTCCAGAAATTGAGCGCCTCCTCAAGTCCTCAAGCTCCTACATCCGGAAGAAG GCAGCTTTGTGCGCCGTCCACATCGTGAGGAAAATTCCCGACACGGCAGAGATGTTCACACCGGTCGCGAGCTCCCTGCTCTCCGAGAGGAACCACG GAGTTCTTCACGGCGCCATAGTTCTGATCACGGAGCTGTGCGATCGCAACCCTGACACCCTGGAGCAGTTCCGCAAG TCTGTTCCCCAGCTGGTTCAAATAATGAAGGATCTGGTCACGTCCGGATATTCACCAGAGCACAACATCGCGGGAATCAGCGATCCTTTCTTGCAG ATCCGTATTCTCAGACTGCTGAGGATTTTAGGCCGCAGTAACGACGCAGCGAGTGATCTCATGAACGATCTCCTAGCGCAG GTGGCCACAAATACGGACAGCAGTAAGACTGCAGGCAGCGCTGTGCTGTACGAGACAGTGCTCACCGTCATGGACATCAAATCAGAAAGCGGACTCCGG GTTCTTGCCGTGAATATTTTGGGACGGTTTCTTTTAAACAATGATCGGAATATCCG CTACATATCCATGACGTCGCTGCAGAGGATTGTTCAGACGGATCACAACGCAGTCCAGAGGCACAGAGGGACGATTGTGGACTGCCTGAAGGACCAGGATGCCTCAGTTAAACG CCGTGCTTTAGATCTTTCCCTGGCCTTAGTAACCGCCGCGAACATCCGCACCATGATGAAAGAGCTTCTCGCCTTCTTCTCGACGTGTCCTCCAGAGCTCAGATCGAGCGCAGCGTCCGGCATATTTAACATAGCTGAAAG GTACGCGCCGTCTCAGCGCTGGCACATCGACACCATCCTGCATGTCCTCATCACG GCAGGAAGTGACGTGAGGGACGAGACAGTGCCTAACCTGGTTCAGCTCATCGCTACGGCGTCCAAGCTTCACTGCTATACGGTCCATAAACTGTACCGGGCCCTGATCGTGGACATTTCACAG CAATCTTTGGTCCAAGTCGCCTGCTGGTGTATCGGGGAGTACGGCGACTTGCTGCTGAAAGGAGAGTGCGATGACATCGAGCCCATGCAG GTGAGCGAGGACGACGTCCTTGACGCCTTGGAAACGGTCTTACAGTCGCACATGTCGTCTTCGGCAACGAGAGGCTTCGCCCTTACCGGCATTATGAAGCTGAGCACCCGCATCACAGCCAATGTGGA CCGGATCCGGAGTATCGTCAGTAACTACGGCAGCTGCATCGATCTGGAGCTTCAGCAGAGAGCGGTCGAATACAATGCGCTCTTcaaaaaatatgaccacataag GGCTGCCGTGTTGGAGAGGATGCCCGTGGTCGATAAGAACCTGCCTGGAGATCTAATCAAGGAGTCTCCAAAAGATCCCAGTCAAACTAAGCCACTTGCAGGAGTGTCAGTTTTGCCCCCAGAACCAGCAGCTCAG GTGTGCGACCTTTTGGACTTGCTCGGCGGAACCGATACACCTGTCCAGGATAGCAATGGAAACGTGAACACGATGGCCAGTTTTACTAGTTCGAGTGTGAGCGGAAGTCTGTTGGATTTGCTGGGAGGCCTGGAGCCCACTCCGG TTCCAAGTGTGACGGTGTATGATGTCGGAGGGGTGACCCTGAAACTGCATTGCGACCGACAGACGGAAAGCGGCATTACTGTCACTTTCACGGCTTCAAACTCCACACCGAGTGATGTCACCAGCTTTACTTTACAGGCAGCAGTACCTAAG AGTGTACAGCTGCAGATGAAGGCTCCGAGCGGCGTTGTGATTCCAGGTCAAAATCGCGGCACGGTCACTCAGACCGTTGTACTCAATAGCACCAACAAG GCAAGCCTGAAGATGCGGGTTCGGGTATCCTACTCCAATCAGGGCACAGTCTGTCAGGAAACAATCCAGATCGACTCCTTCCCAAGCCTGGCTTGA
- the LOC124387601 gene encoding RAC-alpha serine/threonine-protein kinase-like isoform X1, which yields MQIRMLFAKNTEKTMARILDRKLYKDLQRHLKKRVHHLPPYSTTEPVFPELDDEYVSTVPFPGPLLKDNMQKDDLIRFIQGKYQQHFRRPAEPEQQCSYFFWLIMECFCKRDGNATMAEIAPVLFKGYRLLRKKLLELRLVNKQHNWCIPLANLLCSSAPEEEHRKAVIDMGNSFASRGWMYEAHICYVVAHVQLGFRNRFQLVGCANYTVSNFAVKEAIERSEVYEYVLYLISGLAQPHFQEMKFLKIIDLFEAGLVDQALEYCEVIALTALQFPRCIELKTTNWIIYFSDKLFKEKTGKEEIEDPEWLMFFRQLQEAKSDCRCTLSDSKKSFLCKSEMEKIPYMELDPSKHAEFDSRYTVEQLLGFGAYGKVYAGVCKEDGTKVAIKCMNKNASDEFINIPGDRRSLVLEVALLKIVSKPPCCKNVIQLLEWFETATFYILVMERSRICVNLLQYCQTRKGPLSENSARKVMVQVIQAARHCCERGVLHRDIKPENLVFDPDTFVVKLIDFGCADLLTDMPYLSYSGTPGFWPPEWLLYGEYHGIPATIWSLGIVLYELVCGRLPFDNDNEIIEGDLRFIPALSEECCDFIRLCLEHVPQDRPSFDVLLNHPWINKKPTDTV from the exons ATGCAGATAAGGATGCT GTTTGCAAAAAACACAGAGAAGACGATGGCAAGAATTTTGGATAGAAAACTCTATAAGGATTTACAACGTCATCTCAAAAAACGAGTTCATCATCTGCCTCCATACAGTACAA CAGAACCTGTTTTCCCTGAGTTGGACGATGAATATGTATCGACTGTACCGTTTCCTGGCCCTCTGTTAAA GGACAACATGCAGAAGGATGACCTGATCCGATTTATCCAGGGGAAATACCAGCAACATTTTCGACGACCGGCCGAACCCGAGCAACAGTGTTCTTATTTTTTCTGGCTCATTATGGAATGTTTTTGTAAGCGTGATGGA AATGCAACGATGGCCGAAATCGCCCCGGTCCTCTTTAAAGGCTATCGCCTTCTGAGGAAAAAGCTGTTAGAA CTCCGACTCGTTAACAAGCAGCATAATTGGTGCATTCCACTGGCAAATCTTTTATGCTCGTCTGCTCCCGAAGAGGAACACAGAAAAGCCGTGATTGATATGGGAAACAGTTTTG CCTCCAGAGGATGGATGTATGAAGCACATATCTGCTACGTGGTGGCTCATGTACAGTTGGGATTCCGAAATCGATTTCAGCTGGTTGGATGTGCAAA TTATACAGTCAGTAATTTTGCCGTGAAGGAGGCGATTGAAAGAAGTGAGGTCTACGAATACGTCTTGTACCTGATCTCAGGGTTAGCCCAGCCACACTTCCAG GAGATGAAGTTCCTTAAGATCATTGATTTATTCGAGGCCGGACTCGTTGATCAGGCGCTCGAGTACTGCGAGGTCATCGCCCTGACCGCCCTCCAGTTCCCTCGCTGCATCGAGCTCAAAACTACAAATTGGATTATATAC TTCTCCGATAAACTGTTCAAAGAGAagacaggaaaagaagaaatagAAGATCCGGAGTGGCTGATGTTCTTTCGCCAGTTGCAGGAAGCCAAATCCGATTGTAGGTGCACTTTGAGTGACAGCAAGAAGTCCTTCTTATGTAAATCAGAGATGGAGAAAATACCCTACATGGAGTTGGACCCTTCAAAACACG cTGAGTTTGATTCACGATACACTGTGGAACAGCTGCTGGGTTTTGGAGCCTATGGCAAGGTCTACGCTGGAGTCTGTAAGGAAGATGGGACTAAG GTTGCTATTAAGTGTATGAATAAAAATGCTTCAGATGAATTCATCAACATT CCCGGAGATAGACGTAGCCTGGTTCTGGAGGTGGCATTATTGAAAATAGTTTCCAAGCCTCCTTGTTGTAAGAACGTGATACAGTTGCTGGAATGGTTCGAGACGGCGACTTTCTACATCTTGGTGATGGAGCGATCCAGGATCTGCGTCAACCTCCTCCAATACTGTCAAACTAGAAAAGGTCCGTTATCCGAAAATTCGGCTCGAAAGGTCATGGTGCAGGTGATTCAAGCTGCTCGTCACTGCTGCGAACGTGGAGTCCTTCACCGCGATATAAAACCCGAAAATCTCGTGTTCGATCCGGACACCTTTGTGGTGAAGTTGATCGACTTTGGCTGCGCCGATTTGCTGACAGACATGCCATATTTGAGCTATTCAG GCACTCCAGGTTTCTGGCCCCCTGAATGGTTACTTTACGGAGAGTATCATGGTATTCCTGCTACCATCTGGAGCCTCGGTATAGTCCTGTATGAGTTGGTCTGTGGACGATTGCCatttgataatgataatgagatTATTGAAGGGGATCTGCGATTCATTCCTGCTCTTTCTGAAG AGTGTTGTGATTTCATACGTTTGTGCCTGGAACATGTTCCTCAGGATCGGCCAAGTTTTGACGTACTCCTGAACCACCCATGGATTAATAAAAAACCTACAGACACGGTCTAG
- the LOC124387601 gene encoding RAC-alpha serine/threonine-protein kinase-like isoform X2, whose product MARILDRKLYKDLQRHLKKRVHHLPPYSTTEPVFPELDDEYVSTVPFPGPLLKDNMQKDDLIRFIQGKYQQHFRRPAEPEQQCSYFFWLIMECFCKRDGNATMAEIAPVLFKGYRLLRKKLLELRLVNKQHNWCIPLANLLCSSAPEEEHRKAVIDMGNSFASRGWMYEAHICYVVAHVQLGFRNRFQLVGCANYTVSNFAVKEAIERSEVYEYVLYLISGLAQPHFQEMKFLKIIDLFEAGLVDQALEYCEVIALTALQFPRCIELKTTNWIIYFSDKLFKEKTGKEEIEDPEWLMFFRQLQEAKSDCRCTLSDSKKSFLCKSEMEKIPYMELDPSKHAEFDSRYTVEQLLGFGAYGKVYAGVCKEDGTKVAIKCMNKNASDEFINIPGDRRSLVLEVALLKIVSKPPCCKNVIQLLEWFETATFYILVMERSRICVNLLQYCQTRKGPLSENSARKVMVQVIQAARHCCERGVLHRDIKPENLVFDPDTFVVKLIDFGCADLLTDMPYLSYSGTPGFWPPEWLLYGEYHGIPATIWSLGIVLYELVCGRLPFDNDNEIIEGDLRFIPALSEECCDFIRLCLEHVPQDRPSFDVLLNHPWINKKPTDTV is encoded by the exons ATGGCAAGAATTTTGGATAGAAAACTCTATAAGGATTTACAACGTCATCTCAAAAAACGAGTTCATCATCTGCCTCCATACAGTACAA CAGAACCTGTTTTCCCTGAGTTGGACGATGAATATGTATCGACTGTACCGTTTCCTGGCCCTCTGTTAAA GGACAACATGCAGAAGGATGACCTGATCCGATTTATCCAGGGGAAATACCAGCAACATTTTCGACGACCGGCCGAACCCGAGCAACAGTGTTCTTATTTTTTCTGGCTCATTATGGAATGTTTTTGTAAGCGTGATGGA AATGCAACGATGGCCGAAATCGCCCCGGTCCTCTTTAAAGGCTATCGCCTTCTGAGGAAAAAGCTGTTAGAA CTCCGACTCGTTAACAAGCAGCATAATTGGTGCATTCCACTGGCAAATCTTTTATGCTCGTCTGCTCCCGAAGAGGAACACAGAAAAGCCGTGATTGATATGGGAAACAGTTTTG CCTCCAGAGGATGGATGTATGAAGCACATATCTGCTACGTGGTGGCTCATGTACAGTTGGGATTCCGAAATCGATTTCAGCTGGTTGGATGTGCAAA TTATACAGTCAGTAATTTTGCCGTGAAGGAGGCGATTGAAAGAAGTGAGGTCTACGAATACGTCTTGTACCTGATCTCAGGGTTAGCCCAGCCACACTTCCAG GAGATGAAGTTCCTTAAGATCATTGATTTATTCGAGGCCGGACTCGTTGATCAGGCGCTCGAGTACTGCGAGGTCATCGCCCTGACCGCCCTCCAGTTCCCTCGCTGCATCGAGCTCAAAACTACAAATTGGATTATATAC TTCTCCGATAAACTGTTCAAAGAGAagacaggaaaagaagaaatagAAGATCCGGAGTGGCTGATGTTCTTTCGCCAGTTGCAGGAAGCCAAATCCGATTGTAGGTGCACTTTGAGTGACAGCAAGAAGTCCTTCTTATGTAAATCAGAGATGGAGAAAATACCCTACATGGAGTTGGACCCTTCAAAACACG cTGAGTTTGATTCACGATACACTGTGGAACAGCTGCTGGGTTTTGGAGCCTATGGCAAGGTCTACGCTGGAGTCTGTAAGGAAGATGGGACTAAG GTTGCTATTAAGTGTATGAATAAAAATGCTTCAGATGAATTCATCAACATT CCCGGAGATAGACGTAGCCTGGTTCTGGAGGTGGCATTATTGAAAATAGTTTCCAAGCCTCCTTGTTGTAAGAACGTGATACAGTTGCTGGAATGGTTCGAGACGGCGACTTTCTACATCTTGGTGATGGAGCGATCCAGGATCTGCGTCAACCTCCTCCAATACTGTCAAACTAGAAAAGGTCCGTTATCCGAAAATTCGGCTCGAAAGGTCATGGTGCAGGTGATTCAAGCTGCTCGTCACTGCTGCGAACGTGGAGTCCTTCACCGCGATATAAAACCCGAAAATCTCGTGTTCGATCCGGACACCTTTGTGGTGAAGTTGATCGACTTTGGCTGCGCCGATTTGCTGACAGACATGCCATATTTGAGCTATTCAG GCACTCCAGGTTTCTGGCCCCCTGAATGGTTACTTTACGGAGAGTATCATGGTATTCCTGCTACCATCTGGAGCCTCGGTATAGTCCTGTATGAGTTGGTCTGTGGACGATTGCCatttgataatgataatgagatTATTGAAGGGGATCTGCGATTCATTCCTGCTCTTTCTGAAG AGTGTTGTGATTTCATACGTTTGTGCCTGGAACATGTTCCTCAGGATCGGCCAAGTTTTGACGTACTCCTGAACCACCCATGGATTAATAAAAAACCTACAGACACGGTCTAG
- the prmt5 gene encoding protein arginine N-methyltransferase 5 isoform X2, translating into MPLFHPRFRREFELAPAKARPGAQTRSDLLLCGRDWNTLIVGKLSPWIDADSELTTERRNSEAALVQELNFCAYLGLPAFMIPVRGAQCANLARVLLNHLHTGHHSSMFWIRVPLLAPEDTREDLIENEPSEHTDDADNEEKTWGWWHSFRTLCDYNKRICLAIEIGADVPSDTVIDKWFGEPIKAAIVPTSIFLTNKKGFPVLSKAHQRIIFRLFKLESQFIFTGTSRHSEKDFRSYLQYLEYLNQNRPAPNAYEMFAKGYEDYLQSPLQPLMDNLESQTYEVFEKDPIKYSQYQQAVYKCLLDRVPEEQKETNVQVLMVLGAGRGPLVNASLRAAKQADRKLRVYAVEKNPNAVITLENWKFEEWGDQVTVVSCDMREWTAPEKADIIVSELLGSFGDNELSPECLDGAQHFLKEDGVSIPCAYTSFLAPLSSSKLYNEVRSCRERDKDPECHFETPYVVRLHNFHQLADPKPCFTFVHPTTDMNNNRYQCLRFTVACNSVLHGFAGYFETTLYKDVMLSIRPETHSPGMFSWFPILFPLKQPISLSGGSDVCVKFWRCNNGKKVWYEWAVTEPICSAIHNPAGRSYTIGL; encoded by the exons ATGCCCCTCTTCCATCCTCGCTTCCGGAGAGAGTTCGAACTGGCCCCTGCCAAGGCCCGGCCCGGCGCTCAAACCCGCTCTGACCTGCTGCTGTGTGGACGCG ACTGGAACACTCTTATTGTGGGGAAGCTCTCGCCATGGATAGACGCCGACTCCGAACTGACCACAGAGCGCCGGAACTCAGAGGCG GCACTGGTACAGGAGTTGAATTTCTGCGCCTACCTGGGGTTACCCGCCTTCATGATTCCAGTGAGGGGCGCTCAGTGTGCCAACTTGGCCCGGGTCCTGCTAAACCACTTGCATACTGGACACCATTCTTCCATG TTTTGGATCCGGGTTCCCCTGTTAGCCCCCGAGGACACTCGCGAGGACCTCATCGAAAACGAGCCAAGTGAACACACCGACGATGCTGACAATGAAGAGAAAACATGGGGCTG GTGGCATTCATTCAGAACACTTTGCGACTACAACAAAAGGATTTGCCTTG CCATTGAGATCGGTGCAGACGTTCCGTCCGACACTGTGATTGACAAGTGGTTTGGGGAGCCCATCAAAGCCGCCATTGTTCCCACCAGCATTTTCTTGACCAATAAGAAAGGCTTTCCGGTGCTCTCAAAAGCCCACCAGAGGATTATATTCCGCCTCTTCAAG CTCGAGTCGCAGTTCATATTCACCGGGACGAGTCGCCACAGCGAGAAGGACTTCCGCAGTTACCTGCAGTACCTAGAATACCTCAACCAGAACCGGCCAGCGCCCAACGCTTACGAGATGTTCGCCAAGGGATACGAGGACTACCTACAGTCACCGTTACAA CCCCTGATGGACAACCTGGAGTCTCAGACGTATGAGGTTTTCGAAAAAGATCCCATTAAGTATTCTCAATACCAGCAG GCAGTGTATAAATGTCTGCTAGACAGAGTTCcggaagaacaaaaagaaaccaATGTACA GGTGCTGATGGTGCTGGGCGCCGGACGTGGGCCTCTGGTGAACGCCTCGCTCCGGGCCGCCAAGCAGGCAGACCGAAAGCTGCGCGTCTATGCCGTTGAAAAAAACCCCAATGCTGTCATCAC GCTTGAAAACTGGAAGTTTGAAGAATGGGGCGATCAGGTGACCGTGGTGTCGTGCGACATGCGCGAGTGGACAGCCCCGGAGAAAGCCGACATAATCGTCAGTGAGCTTTTGGGGTCTTTCGGTGACAATGAACTTTCCCCCGAGTGCCTTGATGGAGCACAGCACTTTCTCAAGG AAGATGGAGTGAGTATTCCCTGCGCTTACACCTCATTCCTGGCCCCCCTGTCCTCGTCAAAGCTGTATAACGAAGTCCGAAGCTGTCGGGAGAGAGACAAGGACCCCGAGTGCCATTTTGAAACTCCCTATGTAGTGAGGCTCCACAACTTCCACCAGCTTGCTGACCCCAAACCCTGTTTTACCTTTGTTCACCCAACCACAG atatGAATAACAACAGATACCAGTGTCTGCGATTCACGGTGGCCTGTAACTCTGTGCTTCATGGTTTTGCTGGTTATTTTGAGACCACGCTATACAAAGACGTCATGCTTA GTATTAGACCAGAAACCCATTCACCGGGAATGTTCTCCTGGTTTCCGATTCTCTTTCCCCTCAAA CAACCCATTTCCTTGTCCGGAGGCAGTGACGTGTGCGTAAAGTTCTGGAGGTGTAACAATGGGAAGAAGGTGTGGTACGAGTGGGCCGTCACTGAGCCCATCTGCTCGGCCATTCACAACCCCGCGGGACGGTCTTACACTATTGGCTTGTAG
- the prmt5 gene encoding protein arginine N-methyltransferase 5 isoform X1, giving the protein MASASTGSRVSCGRDLSCVPEVADTLAAVAKLGFDFLCMPLFHPRFRREFELAPAKARPGAQTRSDLLLCGRDWNTLIVGKLSPWIDADSELTTERRNSEAALVQELNFCAYLGLPAFMIPVRGAQCANLARVLLNHLHTGHHSSMFWIRVPLLAPEDTREDLIENEPSEHTDDADNEEKTWGWWHSFRTLCDYNKRICLAIEIGADVPSDTVIDKWFGEPIKAAIVPTSIFLTNKKGFPVLSKAHQRIIFRLFKLESQFIFTGTSRHSEKDFRSYLQYLEYLNQNRPAPNAYEMFAKGYEDYLQSPLQPLMDNLESQTYEVFEKDPIKYSQYQQAVYKCLLDRVPEEQKETNVQVLMVLGAGRGPLVNASLRAAKQADRKLRVYAVEKNPNAVITLENWKFEEWGDQVTVVSCDMREWTAPEKADIIVSELLGSFGDNELSPECLDGAQHFLKEDGVSIPCAYTSFLAPLSSSKLYNEVRSCRERDKDPECHFETPYVVRLHNFHQLADPKPCFTFVHPTTDMNNNRYQCLRFTVACNSVLHGFAGYFETTLYKDVMLSIRPETHSPGMFSWFPILFPLKQPISLSGGSDVCVKFWRCNNGKKVWYEWAVTEPICSAIHNPAGRSYTIGL; this is encoded by the exons ATGGCGTCCGCCAGCACGGGGAGCAGGGTCTCCTGCGGGAGAGATCTAAGTTGCGTGCCCGAAGTGGCGGATACCCTCGCGGCTGTCGCAAAACTGGG CTTTGACTTCCTGTGCATGCCCCTCTTCCATCCTCGCTTCCGGAGAGAGTTCGAACTGGCCCCTGCCAAGGCCCGGCCCGGCGCTCAAACCCGCTCTGACCTGCTGCTGTGTGGACGCG ACTGGAACACTCTTATTGTGGGGAAGCTCTCGCCATGGATAGACGCCGACTCCGAACTGACCACAGAGCGCCGGAACTCAGAGGCG GCACTGGTACAGGAGTTGAATTTCTGCGCCTACCTGGGGTTACCCGCCTTCATGATTCCAGTGAGGGGCGCTCAGTGTGCCAACTTGGCCCGGGTCCTGCTAAACCACTTGCATACTGGACACCATTCTTCCATG TTTTGGATCCGGGTTCCCCTGTTAGCCCCCGAGGACACTCGCGAGGACCTCATCGAAAACGAGCCAAGTGAACACACCGACGATGCTGACAATGAAGAGAAAACATGGGGCTG GTGGCATTCATTCAGAACACTTTGCGACTACAACAAAAGGATTTGCCTTG CCATTGAGATCGGTGCAGACGTTCCGTCCGACACTGTGATTGACAAGTGGTTTGGGGAGCCCATCAAAGCCGCCATTGTTCCCACCAGCATTTTCTTGACCAATAAGAAAGGCTTTCCGGTGCTCTCAAAAGCCCACCAGAGGATTATATTCCGCCTCTTCAAG CTCGAGTCGCAGTTCATATTCACCGGGACGAGTCGCCACAGCGAGAAGGACTTCCGCAGTTACCTGCAGTACCTAGAATACCTCAACCAGAACCGGCCAGCGCCCAACGCTTACGAGATGTTCGCCAAGGGATACGAGGACTACCTACAGTCACCGTTACAA CCCCTGATGGACAACCTGGAGTCTCAGACGTATGAGGTTTTCGAAAAAGATCCCATTAAGTATTCTCAATACCAGCAG GCAGTGTATAAATGTCTGCTAGACAGAGTTCcggaagaacaaaaagaaaccaATGTACA GGTGCTGATGGTGCTGGGCGCCGGACGTGGGCCTCTGGTGAACGCCTCGCTCCGGGCCGCCAAGCAGGCAGACCGAAAGCTGCGCGTCTATGCCGTTGAAAAAAACCCCAATGCTGTCATCAC GCTTGAAAACTGGAAGTTTGAAGAATGGGGCGATCAGGTGACCGTGGTGTCGTGCGACATGCGCGAGTGGACAGCCCCGGAGAAAGCCGACATAATCGTCAGTGAGCTTTTGGGGTCTTTCGGTGACAATGAACTTTCCCCCGAGTGCCTTGATGGAGCACAGCACTTTCTCAAGG AAGATGGAGTGAGTATTCCCTGCGCTTACACCTCATTCCTGGCCCCCCTGTCCTCGTCAAAGCTGTATAACGAAGTCCGAAGCTGTCGGGAGAGAGACAAGGACCCCGAGTGCCATTTTGAAACTCCCTATGTAGTGAGGCTCCACAACTTCCACCAGCTTGCTGACCCCAAACCCTGTTTTACCTTTGTTCACCCAACCACAG atatGAATAACAACAGATACCAGTGTCTGCGATTCACGGTGGCCTGTAACTCTGTGCTTCATGGTTTTGCTGGTTATTTTGAGACCACGCTATACAAAGACGTCATGCTTA GTATTAGACCAGAAACCCATTCACCGGGAATGTTCTCCTGGTTTCCGATTCTCTTTCCCCTCAAA CAACCCATTTCCTTGTCCGGAGGCAGTGACGTGTGCGTAAAGTTCTGGAGGTGTAACAATGGGAAGAAGGTGTGGTACGAGTGGGCCGTCACTGAGCCCATCTGCTCGGCCATTCACAACCCCGCGGGACGGTCTTACACTATTGGCTTGTAG